From the genome of Asterias rubens chromosome 13, eAstRub1.3, whole genome shotgun sequence:
ctaagcaataattttcTGTGCTAAGGAATCTTTCGTGCTTTAAAGTAAAATCAAATCCTACGATGTCCATTgtgtgtttacaaaaagaaaatccaAAGCTGAGAATTGTTTGATGGTGCTGCGTGCAATAGGAAACTAGAATAAATGCATTAGTAACATGCAAGGCACCTGTTCCTTTTCCTTCTTTATCGGACAAAAACTTAATATCTATTGATCATTTCAAAGAAGTACTTGGCCAGATTTTACGAAGCCGCTCACCATAAAACATGAACTTGAGTTAAAGCGCTAGGATAAAttgtcatctttgagagggcaaggggCATTTTCTTTATTGCAGGGGTGCTTCCGCTAGAACATGGTAAGGTCGATGGGAAACTGGTGAAGGGGTGCTAGACATGGGGCAGTAGAGGGCCACAGCCTCCAttgcttctgtttttttttcatgactgGGCAAAAAGAAACAAGTTTGATTGTTCATGTACATGCTCTGTGATTCACTGGAAGATGAGAGTATTTTAGCAGGGtagttacatgtacagtgcctttcgCAATATACATTGCAGCAACTATTTTGATGTTTCGACTTTCATTGTCTTTAGGTAAAGTAAAGTGATACGCAGTCAACACTGAAGCATTTTCATGCAACTAGCAGGGTGCATATAATTATGTAGAGAACACCTTACAAGGCTTTAGTGTGTgttaccatggagcaataaactgcTCCATGGTGTTGCCAAGTTATTTACATCAGAGTTAAAATGTAGTGTATACCAGGAAGCTAAGGGTTTTGTACTGTGACACTGTCCGTCTCGAGTTAAGCCTAGGTTGCAATGctttttgaaatacatgtacatgtaatcctCCAAATCCTCCAGTGGGGGAGTCGTGCATATTAAACGGcattacaatattattatatggAATTCAgaatttcttttcctttttgaaataatcttCTAGAAGGGAACATGATGTGCAATTATGGTGTTATTATGACTATACAGTAGTCTCGTCTCAAGACAGAAATTGGTGGTGTTACAGTACAAAACCCCTTGCTGCAGTGCCTTAAAAAATACGCAACAATTTAGACTTAATTTTTTTGGTGAACTCTGAATGCTTATATTGAGAGGAAGTAAATGCCAACTTTTTATTAGCAATGGAaatattttgtgtagcattttgctctaaCTATCAACGGGAAATCATTCACTGGATATTTTGGCTATTGTTTAATAAATTTAAAACTATTCTTCAGAaattataatggtttacaaaaatTATTGCAGGTGTACTCTCTTTAACAGTCAACAGCCAAAGGTTTATATTTTTCGAATATTCGTCCCTTTTATACAAGTTTTGTAAACTGATTTTCTAACAGTAAAGTTTTTTAGATCTTTTCAGAGTATTTTATTGCATGGTAGCTTATGTACTTGTCCGTATCGGACATGGTGGCTTATCTGCTGATTGTTTGCtaaatgtatttaattgtaTACCAATACAAAACCAAGGGAACTACTAACTAATTAAAAGAGTAGTATAGACCCTATTCACGATGCACAGCGCACATGTACGCACCCATGATCCTGTCCGCCATAttgtgtgtcaaaacgtgcacaaaagAATGGACTTGTCTTGCTTGAATTGCCAGTGTTTTAATTCCATCATTGGTTTACAGTTGTTCTAGGTGTCACATTTTTACATTCGTTGTTTCTTATTCTGTTATATTTTTGCGGTAATACTATATCCTGTACGCTTTGTTGatatcttggccgaataaataataataaaataataacaactccCCTAAAAGGCAGAAAATGGTAGACACGCATTGTTCGTGTACACCAGCCTTTTGTGCACGCcttgacacacaaaatggcggaaAGGAGACGCGCCGTGTATGTTCACTGCGCGTTGTGCATAGGGTCTTATTGTCGCTAGTGAATCACTCACTACTTcatgatttgtgcaactcataatcatacatgttaaaccaatgtttgtgatgAGAGAGAtcggctgttgccagcttggggtgcattttggcggtcgtaaccaataactgttcgGTTGAACTTGCCATCGGTTAACCACTGGCCAGTGACCGAAACAGTTGTTGGTTACGACGGCCAAAACGCACCCTTGGTGTTTATTTTCACTTTGTGggagttttttttaagttcCCTAGCCTGGAAGATCATGTAATCAAACAAACGATGTGCCTTCTCTTGAAAACCCCATAATAGTTATTAGTTATGATTTTACCcttgtacaccgatgtgtgttagcactgtatgtacatgtgtatgtatactcagtacattcccagagttctgtgaaaacctgtaggcatattacttgggtgggatgtgaacctatgacctttgcaattataaagcagtgtcttaccaactagactaccgagattgcctggtagatAGAGGTAGTTCGAaccctatattttagcagtgcGTATTAGCAACATCTAGTAATAGTTCTTACTCAAAAGTGGTCTGCAATGTGGTGTACACatctagggccactgattttccgtttcagaaaagtgcaaattccgtttggcaaaaacatgaattccgtttcaggcacaaaaaattccgtttcatgtttttttaattagataaaaggttgtttaatacccagtgacatacttataaaaatcaatttgagataagttgcactgttgacttcgtaaaatgttcatttgaactgacaaatttcaaaaaaatacttttttttataattgtggattattttgtatactgctgttctaaaaaggttgcactgtgactgcagtatcaatgcacatgatgtgatagacttgattccaagtctaaaactgcagttgattctctgcatcagccacattgtagtctaatgacaggagtgtatccacaagagggcgctgtttcagcatgatcaaagacttgggaacaagtctatggacgtgaccattctccatccacaaacaaaatgtcagccattttgttttcgctttggcgacagaatgttgacagtttacggttttattttagacctttccgagatgaaaaaacattgtatgtgttcttatagatcataggtaagctagtttgtgtattattgttggtaaaagagagggagaaaatgcaatttgggtgaacaaaaaatgtttaaaacgtgccgcgaataatgcccttcgcttaaccatgttaacaacgtgtgtacatcatgtgtgtaaacattgaggatggtgtgaagtagaacagaatgatccacggttacgatctcgtactttttaatggtctgatttctgatgcctttttagtttaacaaaaagaatcttaataaagaatgcaatttcaatagttttggcgtcaagaaaaaaaaaaaaaaaaaaaaaaatcaaattttctgaaatcccgttttccgtttcaaagggcggattccgcgaattccgtccgttttccgcgatcgcggaaaatcagtggccctacacaTCATCCATACAAATAAGAAATCTCTGGACAGTTATTTTAAGTATCTCAACAGTTAAACTGATCTTTCTGAGCTTTATTCAACTCTTGtagaaacaaaatatcacaaagGATCATTATTTGCAAAGTATACGCTTAATATATTTGATTTCAATTGTTATAATAACCTTGTTTGGGATCTGATGTAATGTAGAACAATTTTTGAGAGGAAAAATTCATTcttcaatatttaaaatattgagGACTGAATGATACTGAACTTATCATAAAATGTAACATTTAGTGTAACCAAATTattgtataaatttattttgataaacaaatctgcaatgaaaataacttttgtaaatatataaaGAAATCACTTTCAAAACTTCCACCCTTGCTAAGGTTCTGAGTGCACTTATCGTCCATTTTCTATGATATTCTCAAATAAACGAAGTGTTTGTCACTCTTGGCAAGACAACATCTGATTTTGATCTCTGTTTATTTCCTAAAGTCTATTATTAGAAGGCCTGTGGTGTCTTTTTCCTGAATGTGGGCAGGAAATGGTTTCAAGAACATAACAACTTGCATGTAATGTGCTTTCAGCGGTTTATCAGTTGAACATTAAAGGGCTTCCTTTTAGGCCAATAACATTAGATCACTTGTTCCTCATCAGCGCCTGcattggaagtgtcgtggccgatcgattaaagagcaccgaatttaaactctggtgtttctgatcagcagagctgtgggttcgaatccccagctgtgacacttgtgtccttaagcaagacacttgaccaattgctttgtcctttggatgggacgtaaagccgttggtctcatgtgttgtgtaacgcatgtaaaagaactaaGTGCactttatcaaaaagagaaggggttcgccctgctgttcctggctgtggctgctgtatgcgccgtagcaccttgtaaaaccataATAGGTGCTACgtcataattgggtctcagaattcattccTTCAATAACTTAATGTCTTTCTGTATATTATACATTTTATAccaagcgccttgagtaccttgtttggtagatatgtttggtagataagtgcgctatataagacttcattattattattgttaacaaTAAACATTCACTATTTTGAAGGAAAACGGTGAAAATCCTACATAAGCTACTCCCAAGCTGAAAGGTTCCATTCAGGCTGCATGGTCCATGTTTCACAGCAACCTGACATGGCCTTTCTCATcgacagagtgtgggttaaagTCCTAAGCtcaattttaaagagctgcttaagcataaaatgtTGTCAAGCACATCAAagctatgcttaccagaataatgttaccCGCCAAaccatatcacatgtacaatttgtgactggtatcttgctcatttctgctaagcagaaaattgttaagcaatatttttttgcttagcagctctatgaaattggcgcCAGGTCTCGACACTTACCCGGGTACAAGTTCTCAGTATTTTTCTGGGTTTCAGGATTTTCTGAAAAGCTTCCATGAGCCTCGACATTTTCAGGAAAGAAGTAGAGCAATCACCATTTATATGGAAGATATAAATAGTCCACACTGTGTTCAAACCCTGTGGTtctgtatttctggtgatgcacagtCTGTAAACATCTTAAATTCAAGCCGGATATTaggtcctttgaaaaaaaagtaggaatacatgtacttgacaGCATGGCAGCACTTCTGCCAAGGCCAACAGTGAAAGAGTTTCttcaatatgcaacaaactCATCAGCTCTTCTTGATGTGCTTGACGATGTGTGCCTTAAGTTTGGGAATGTTTCCCAGCTCCAGCTTGCATACGTGGCATctacaaacacaaacatcaaAGAAGTAACAACTAGTTatcgaaaattattttcaatcaaGTTAATCTGAATCTAATTGAATATGTAGGGTCTTGGGAAGGGCAATGCTTTAATCAACTAAGCATCATATGAATGTGTACAAAACTCCTGCtaacacattaaaggaacacggtgccttggatcggtcgagttggtccttgaaaagccttctgtaaccgtttgttataaaatcggaatggttagaaagatgttgtaaaagtatgatctacacaaaatatgcttcgaaattgcacggttttccttttacctcgtcgagtaacacggtcggccatttatgggagtcaaattcttgactcccataaatggccgaccgtgttagttcgcgacgtaaaatgaaaaccgtgcaattttgagtgatacttgtgtggatcattatattctacttttaaaacatctttctaaccatatgcattttataccaaacgatttcaaacgctttttatagaccaactcgtccgatccaaggcaacgtgttcctttaagcatttGATGTAACTTTCTTTGCCTGGtgcataataatattaatggaGTGTTTAATGAAAAGTAGAGGCCATTGCAGATTATCGCCTCAACAAAGAGGGCTTCCGTTCAATTTCTCTCAAATACtctcaaaaaagaaaagttaaCCATCATGCAGTTTATAAGGATCATGCCAGCTTCACTCGGTTTTTTAGTCGTGTACtcatttcgagaaaaaaaatcccaataaaatattttggttCGTGTttttccaaataattgttaccattgGTTGGATTGACCATACTTTTGACTGCACGAGGGCGCTTTCATCACATTCACAGTTTCATCTTATTTTTATTGCCAGTGTGTAGTTTTCTTGCATCAGCGacgaaatacaaaataatagcaACAATGTTTACGTGAATGTGTTATGTGAATTCGGATTACACCTTCACATGGTCGAAATTACGACGAGTAGGGATGTGACTTACCGAAGAGGCAGTTTGAGAAGAGCATCTGGATTCTTGCTAGATGTATCCACCTTGCCTTCCTTCTCCAACTGATCGATAACTTCTGATAAAATGAAAAGCAGCAACATGCTTGATTTAAGGACAGTATGAATGTAGAGCCGGCTGTATATTTTTGAACCTTGTAAGACATCAGCAAAGTCTGTCATGAAACAAATTGACATTGGTTCTAAACATGGccaatttgttaaaaattaaatgGACATACAACAGTTTTACAGAAATGATTGCATCTTCAATAACTCAGAGTCTGCAAACTTAAAGTTATATTCTCCACACATCACAAAGCTTGCACATAAATTCAGTGTTTTGACCTGTAAGCGAATTGAACAGTGGTCACGTCCGGCACCATCTGCAGTGGCTGCCCCTATGGCAGCATTTTGGGATAGAATTGTGACGCACTCGTgcataaatatttaaaagagGCGTCTTCAGCTTCATTTACACAGTCAACTGCAAGTGTCTCAgaagaagctcatttgcatttTACTTCTGTGGACATGGAGGAAAGGCTTAGAAAATTACTATTGGGCTTCATCAAAGGCCTATTCACCCTTCGATCTCCTTGCTCGCAACGCAcgaaaaagacaaacaatttaGTACAGGAGATATGCAGgacaaactttattttaacATGGCATACGAGTTTGGTGGTAGACTTGGCATTTTCATCCCCCTGTAGTACCTTTTGAATCCACAAAGTATGCTGATGTGAAGGAATTCCAGTGCTTCTTTGTTTTCAGCGACGGTGAGTCAAAATCCTGGCTGATTGCATGTAGATGTAAATggctggaaaaaaaattgacaatgaCAGAAGGTATTATTTTGTTCGTTCCGACTTTGTTCTCGCCCTGCATAAGGAGTAATTACGCTTTGGGGCAAGGGGTTAAGAAGAACaagtatagaccgtattgaatctgacgtcaccattcaaatacctgccctacaaTTTTATACAACATGGCATCTGTGAGCGTATGTGTGTTTGAGTGCGTGCCTGTGCCGTAGAAATCGAAAAAGGAATGCTTTATGCTGCTTGCATCATTGATGTATGCGTTGAGAGGCGCATACggtctgccctacaagatggcgactttcatagcaacaaaggggcaAAATATCGCCATTATACTTTTTCTATCTGATATTCTGCCATAACCTTATGTTAGAGTAAGCCATGTTAGTCTGATGGgattcaaacaaatattttgtagtAACAGGgcggcatggttggcttgtgcgtaaagcgctcgcctctcaccaaggtgaccccggttcgattcacggccagggccatatatgtgagttgagttatCGTTGGTTCTCTGTTGTGCCAGGAGGGTTTTCCAaaacatccggttttcctccctcgggaaaaatcaaacactttcgatatttggctgtgctccgtggtcataatgggttgatgtggctggcagccaaaggcgcccttgcatgcctgcttctcgaacacgttgtagccgtgtccttcgcaattcaactctaagctgcgagtaaggacgattagcccccaaataattcttattcttattattatcactCAGATGGGTTTTGAACCCAAAACTTTTGCATCACTAAAGCAAccagaccactgagctagcccgatggctagaAGCAATCTGACTATTACGTGTAAGCAACGGATACTGCACTACTGCAACGATTTAATCAATGATATTTTTACACCAAAGTGTATTTCAAAAGCTGTACTGTAtgggtcaaaacaaattttattcgCTGTACCCGACGCAAAAAtatgcattctgctctaccagccaggctctttttgagaaaatgcacacagggttcttttacatgctttacacaacacacgggaccagcggctttatgtcccatcggaaggacaaagcatcatggttaagtgtcttgcttaaggacacaggtgtcatgacatggactcaaacccaaaccctgctgatcagaaacgccagagcttgagtttggtgctcttaatcgctcggccatgacacgccacggGCCATGACAGGCCTGGCCATTAAGAAAccactatttttattttctcgtCTTACCTCATACTTGGAACTGCGTGATACCCAAGTCTGTAAGTGAGTCCTTCTTCACCTATGGCTCtgataaaacaacaaataagaGAAAaggaggatttgaaactttgcataatgGAAGTACAACTAacagaggtttgcggtaaaaaacatttggaaataactctttttgagtagtgtagGTTCTGAAGCCAATTTGGTCCTTTTCAGTACCAGcgctactcaaaaagagatttcaacatggtgttaccacaaacctcccTCTTAGTTAATTTGAAAGTAAAAGGTAGTACCTCATGATTGCTGTTTGTGTTTCTTGGAGGATATTTTTCTCTATATTTTTCTGGGCGAAACTGGAAAGCATGTATGGGACcgacaaattaaaaagaaacatgaaaaTAGACGAACaagtgtacaattttacaacGTACTAAAATTCGTCTCATGTAATGTGACTCTGAGTGTCCCTCCTCTTACCAACCCCACCCCCCCTCTCccaacccaggtcaaaattccagttgaacctagttaaactgggtttaactggaactagttgaaaaccagttgataatctagttaaacacagttaataccagttggtttaatatggaaaatggacagaaacctactggtttataatttcaacctagttgaactcagttaaacctagtccaaaccagttggttaatatggaaaatggatgagtttggtcactatccagttgaaccagttgacaccagttaactaggttcaactggaattttgacctgggaaccCCCTTACACCACGCTACATTTGCATAATTCTATACTCAATGATTCCTAGCAGGTGCCGTGCGAGCTAGTAATGATAATAGCTAGTTGATAgagaccccttgcaatacgcAAAGCttactcacatgtgcctatcctgggtgtcattttgggtgtcaaaatcgtatccaaacataaacaaaagagagttgacaccctTTGGAGGCgtgttctgtattgtgtaagaaatcaatagctcccccttgAACGCGAAATGCTACAGGTGCGCTCAGGTCACACGCACGTTTTTTGCGCACAGGAagagctattgtccaatgatctgcctcctttttgaggGTGTGAAATGGGTATATAGTGCATTTTACAAAAACTGTATCAAAATGCACTTTATCAATGCCtcggtcattgggccaataacattaaTTCAATCTTTCcaaactccctggggagtatacagccccgggcTGCTATGGCGATCctaaggctttttcatacacaatcaACATCTACcttcgcaggtacccatttatacccctgggtgaagagaagcaattaaaagcatcttgctcaaggacttaATAAGCAACCTACTCTTTGATGACTTTGTCTCCAACCTCCTCCATGTGTCTAAGTAAATCCAAATGACTCGGCTTGAGGGTCTTCAACTTGGCTATCTGCTCTCGAGGTAAAACTAGGTAATGGAATCTGGCCTGGGACGGGGAACAGAAAGGAGAATCACTAAGTAAAGCAAGTTTGCATTTAACGTTTTTTGTACAGTGACATCCTCGattttaattgcaaaaaaaattaccttttttttttttctcgtttgaAATCAAGGCTGCACTGTACTACTTGACcctaattctttttttttcatttaaaaacgaGGATGTCGCTGTACAGAATACCTTTGGTTTTCTGTAACTGTCGACCCCTTGTtaatgtttcaatcctatattaATGTTAGATGTAAAAGCTGTGAAAATCTCAAGGCTGTCGCATAtttgattgcgtgggtttttccAGGAGTTTTCTCTGGGGTTCTCCTCCCACATCttgaactgaaatttcttcatatCTTCCTTTCTCTTTTGACTCTAATTAGAGCATTGGGAATATTTATaaatccagatccagatccagatttGAAATCTGAGGCCTGTATTACTTCATAAAAAACTATTATTACCAACCTTAGGATACTTGTCTTTGATGATGACTATCCTGTCGTCTGTGTAGACCTGAGACGAGGGATCTTTCATTGTATCCAGTAAGCCGAGACTCCAGTGTCCCTTCTTTGCTGGGGGACCACCACTACTGCTACTACTGCTCGGAGGTCCTTCAGGACGTTTTGTCCCAGTCCGAGCTGTTGCCATCCTGACTCACTGCACTAGGCCATGAACTTCGTTCTTGTAGGGCGACGAAATTATCCTCTAGTAAGGGGCACTTCgactatgaggaaaatgtataTTTGTATTAGAACGTTGCATTGCAAAGGGCATCACAAAGCAACCATACGTGCAGCAATTGCCAAGTCCATGCTCTTACTTTCCCATTATGCTCAATATACCCTTGGTATTACAACATGTATGCTCTACAActagtagacttgattcaagtcccgttctcgtgtagGAAGACCCTAAAGCATACCCCCTCACCGTCAAAATGAAGCTATTATGGTCCCCCGCATGCGGGACAAGTTGGGGAATGCAGATCgaacttctacttctactttaCTACTCGGCAAAGTCCCATGATGGGATATCACACCAAGAAATGGTGACCATGGCACTAAGGAGTGCACTGTGTGTGGTTTGAGGCAACCTCCATGTGGGGTTTACACTTACTCCTACCTCATATTGTTCTAGgagtttatacatgtaggtaacaCTGACAGATCTACCCAAACCTCAGTTCCGAACCATAAAATTAATACAGTGTTGTCCACCCTTTGAATGTGCAGGGGTACCACTttaaggcattttttccttggaCATGTTGGAAAAGGTCACCCCATCGATTTGCGAAAATCTGTATTTTTTAGGGAGCATTTCTAGACCCAGTGAGTAACTGGgacgctgtactccttttttcaaaatttattgaTACTATTATAGCCTTGTTGATCTTCCTGCGCATGCAACAACAAATTTGCAGCATttgagctgtgctcaactcTGGTGAATATTCTCAAACAAAGTTGTGACATCAAATCACATTTGCTTCGAAAAACGAGGAGTTACACACTCAGTTACTTAATACCACGATGAGTATATTGGTCTGGCGGATAGCGAGGGTCCTAGTATTTAGTaattgccgtcaactcgcttggTGCCGTCAACACGCCGTCAAC
Proteins encoded in this window:
- the LOC117298530 gene encoding aprataxin-like encodes the protein MATARTGTKRPEGPPSSSSSSGGPPAKKGHWSLGLLDTMKDPSSQVYTDDRIVIIKDKYPKARFHYLVLPREQIAKLKTLKPSHLDLLRHMEEVGDKVIKEAIGEEGLTYRLGYHAVPSMSHLHLHAISQDFDSPSLKTKKHWNSFTSAYFVDSKEVIDQLEKEGKVDTSSKNPDALLKLPLRCHVCKLELGNIPKLKAHIVKHIKKS